The uncultured Cohaesibacter sp. genomic sequence ATGGCAACATTGCCGCCACCGACCACCACCACGTCGCCCTTGAGCTGGAAGGTGTCTATGCCATCCACATGATCATGGACTTTGAGCAGGAAATCGATGCCTGTGAAATAGCCCTCCCGAACCTTCTCTTCATTTTTGAGACCAAGCATCGTGCCTTCCTGACAGCCAAGCCCGAGGAACACGGCCTTGTAACCGCGCTGGAAGAGATCGTCGATGGTGAAGTCGGTCCCCAGTTGCTGGCCAAACAGGAACCGTCCACCCAGATCGACAATGATGTCGGTTTCCATGGCAAGGGTATCCTTGGGCAGGCGATAATTGGGAATACCGATCTGGGCCATGCCACCTGCTTTGTCCTGCTTTTCAAATACATCCACATGATAACCATGCAGCAGCAGATGATAGGCGCAGGAAATTCCTGCGGGCCCTGCTCCGACAACGGCGACTTTCATGCCGTCTGCGAGCGGCTTCTGGATCATTTCGCGGGTGAATTTAAGCGCATGCGGGCCCTTTTGCTGGTCGGCGACGAAGCGCTTGAGGGTCTTGATGCCCACCGCTTCATCGACGAATTTGCGCCGACAGGCCTGTTCGCAATATCGCACGCAGACACGACCGCATGTGGCGGCCATGGGATATTTCTGCAAAAGGACACCCAGCGAGTTTTCCGGCTTTCCATCGCGGATATAATCAATATAGCGCGGCACATTGACCTTGGACGGGCAGGCCTCAATGCAGGGGGCGGTCATGTAGGCCATGCCGTGCTGAGCGCGGATTGGCATATGATCGGCCACTTCCTTTTCGATCTGCTCACGGAAGTGATGGATGACCTCCAGAAGGGCGATGCAACAGGTTTGTCCCAGCCCACAAAGGGAGGTTTCTTTCATCTGGTTGGCGAGCATTTCGATGTCGTCGAAATCGAGCGGCGTATCAAGGCCGCGTCGCATCTTGTCCAGCGCGTCCCGTATCAGCACAGTGCCCATGCGGCAGGGCGTGCAGGCGCCGCAGGATTGTTCTGCCGCCTTGTTGATGTAATGGAAAAGCCCTTCGACCAGACTGACGGTTTCATCAAAGACGAAAAAACCCCTGTCTGCGAAAAAGGCGCGGACAGCGTTTCCTTCATCGAATTCATCGAAATTTTGCAAGGCTGCGAGCGGGGTGTCATGGCCGGGCAAATTGCGCCGTGCATCATGAACAACCCCATCCCAAACGCCATACACCACTTGTGTCACAGTGACCCCCGTCGCGCAGAATAACCAACATAAGCAGGAAGGTGCCGAAGCTTGGCTGCAGAGCATAAAGGCAAAGCGTTCCGCAGCTATTTTGGTGCCTTCATTATAGATCCACTCTTTGGACTAAGTTATCTTGTTGCTTGCGATTATGTTCGGCCAGAAATGGGTGAAAACCTTGCGGTAAATCAAAGTGGTTCATAGCAACGAATGGCCAATAAGGATGTATGTTTTTAATTCACCTTGTGAAATATTTTATGGCTCTTTGTTTCGGTATCTCATTTGTTTGAAAAGGTGTTTAGATTGAGTGTATTACGGAAAATATGCTTTTTTCTTCAATATGTTGTTTTGTCGCGGTAATAATACAGAGGGTTGCTCTATTTTGAGCGGGATAGATATTTTTATACTTTCGTATTATGGGTAAGAAAGATGTGTTGAATGTGATCCTTTGGGATTGGTTTTGGCAATTATTTGTCGAATTCTATTCTTCTCTTCGAACCTTTCTGGTTTTCTATTGGGTGGAACAGACAAGGGTTAAAAGGGAGGTTGGGAGATGCTTTTACAATCCGACAGACAGCTTGATCGGCGCTCTTTGCTCAAATGGGCTGGATGGCTGGCCGCTGCGGGGACGCCCTTTCTTCCTGGGTGCCTTTCGGCCCGTGCCGCTTCGGGCGGCCTGACTCTTTGGGGCATTCCGGCTTCCCCTTCTGCAGTCTTTGCCCGGGCGGTGGCTTCGGGTGCTTTGGATCACATCGCTCCGGATATGCGGTTTGCTGTTTGGAAGAGCACTGACCAGATGCGGGCGGGCATTGTTTCTGGTGATTTCAAGCTGTTTGCGACCTCCACCTATGCTGCCGCCAATTTCTTCAATCGCGGAGCAGGCACGGTGATGCTCAATGTGGTGACTTGGGGTGTCCTCTATGTAATGGCGCGCGAGGAGGGCATAACCAAAATCGAGGATCTGGCGGGCAAGCGGGTTTTATTGTCGAACAAGAATGAGGCGCCCGACCTGTTGTTCCGCCTTGTGCTCACATGGGCGGGAATGGATCCGGACAAGGATGTCATTCTGGACTATGTCGGATCGCCGGGAGAAGCGGTGCCGCTTTATCTTGCAGGGCGCGGCGATGTGGCTCTGCTGCATGAACCAGCCTCCACGGCGGCGTTGTTTCGCGCCAGCAAGGCCGGGGTGCCGCTCTATCGCGCCATCGATATCACGGAGGTTTATGGCAACCATACAGGGCGGGGGCCGCGTATTCCGCAAGTGGGGTTGGCAGTCAATCCGGCCTTTCTTGAGGAACAGCCTGAGATTGTTGCTGCCGTTCATCAGGCCTGTGTCGATGCGGGAGAATGGACAAGGGCCAACTGGGGGGCAGCAGGGAAGCTGGCGGCGCACTCGCTGCCCTTGCCTGCGCCGGTGATCGCCCAGTCGCTACCCTATGTGCATCTGGATGTACAATCGGCCAAAGAGGCGCGGGCTGATATCGACCTCTATTTCGAGCATCTCATGAGCCTTGATCCGGGCATCATTGGTGGCAAGATGCCTTCATCGGGCTTTTACTGGGGGTAACGGGTGAGCAATCGCTACCAGAAACGCGCCAGACAGTTAAGACGCAGCCTGTTGTTTACTGCAGGGGTGTTGGTGATGCTGGCACTTTGGCAGATTGGGCATGACGCCTATGGTTCGCTCGTTCTGCCCGGAGTGGGCGAAACCTTTGTCATGCTTGGGCGGATGATCGGATCTGGTGAAGTGGTCGCAGCCCTTAAGGCCACGGCCTTCAATGCCCTTGCGGGCTGGAGCATCAGCGTGGTGATGGGCGTGATTGCCGGAGGAATAGCCGGGCGGTTCGAGATTGTGCGTTTTTTGCTTCAGCCGGTTTCCATCATTCTCATTGGCATTCCGGCGATTGCCTGGGTGGTGCTGGCGCTTTTGTGGTTCGGCGGTCGATGGGCCGTGGTCTTTACGGTCGCGGTGGCTACTGCGCCGATGATTTTTGCCGCTGCAGTGCAGGCGGTGCGCAGCCTTGACGGAGATCTGGCGCGTATGGCGCGCGCCTTCAAGACCCCGCCGGGGGCGATGGTGCGTGACGTTTATGCGCCACACATGCTGGCCTATCTCTATCCGGCACTGGCCACAACGCTGGCCATGTCCTGGAAGGTCTCTATCATGGCCGAGTTGCTGTCCGGTTCTGGTGGCATTGGTGATGGCATTGCAGCGGCAAGGGCGCGGGTGGATACGGCGCAATTGCTGGCTTGGGTGGTCGTGGTTGTGATCATCCTGCTTGTGCTCGACCAGCTGCTGCTGAGCCTTGTGCGCGAGCGTATGCATGTTTGGCGCAGTCAGGAGGAAGGGGGCAGGCATGGATGATCGTCTGCTCACGCTTGAAGCTGTCGACTTTGCTTATGACAAAGAGCCGGTGCTGTCGGGCATTGCTCTTCGCGTTGGCAAGCGGCAAGTGGTGGCGCTGATGGGGCCTTCGGGCTGCGGCAAGACAACGCTGCTTTCCTTGATCCTGAGGGAGCTGCATCCCGATGCGGGCCGCATCGAGTGGGCTGCAGAGCGCCTTTCTGTGATGTTCCAGGATCCGCTGTTGCTGCCGTGGCGCACCGTCCTTGACAATGTCGCGTTCGCCCTGAAGGGGCAGATCGCATCACGCGAGAAGCGGGAAGAAAAGGCATCAGCGATGCTGAAGGCGGTTGGGTTGCCTGAAGAGCATTTTCGGCAGTTCCCCCACCAGCTTTCCGGAGGCATGCGCCAGCGGGTGTCGTTGGCGCGGGCGCTTGTTGTCGAGCCGGATATGCTGCTGCTTGATGAACCGTTCCATGGGCTCGATTTCAATCTGGTGCAACAGATGCAGGCCCTGCTGCGCAGCCATGTAAATGAGCGCGGGATGGGGCTTTTGATGGTGACCCATGATGCGCGCCATGCCGCTGCGATGGCAGACGAGATTCTCGTTCTGTCTTCAGGGCCTGCATGCGTCATGGCCCGCTTTGATGCGCGTTTCTATGATGCTAAGGGAGAGAGCGCTGTTCCCTCCCATCTGCTGTTGGCCGATGAGATAGAGCAAGCCTTCATGGGGCCTATCAAAGGATGCTCCGTGCGCCGCCAAAAAGCATGAGCAGCGCCAACGCCGTGATGATCACTCTGAAGATCTTGCGAAACAGAGTCTCATCCATGACATGGAGCAGCTTGCTGCCGGCGCGGGTGCCCAGATAGCCAGACAGGATCATGGCGCCGATAAGACCCAGCCAGTTTGTGAAGGCAAAGCCTAAAAAGCCGAACGCGATGATTTTCAGGGCATGAGAGAGCGTCATGGCTGCTGCATGGGTTGCGACGACCCCTTGCCGGTTGGCAATCTTACCTGAAATAAGCCCGGCGATGAGCGGGCCTGTGGCTCCCACAAACATACCGGCCAGAGAGGCGATGAATGCCCCAACGCCAACGGCACTGTCTGCATTGGTGACCAGTCGCGGAATGGGGAGCCAGGTGATCGCCAGAATGAACAGGGCAAGAATGATCTGGAGCAGGGCTTCGGGCAAGGCGATGACAATCTGTGACCCCACAAGAGTGCCAGCGATCGTTCCCAGCAGGATAAGACCGATCAGACGCCAATTGATATGCTCGCGCAGGTGCCATGCGCGTCCGGCGTTGGACCCCAGTTGCACGGTGCCGTGTAAGGGAATGAGTGTGGTAACAGGAATGACCATGCCCAGAATGGCCAGTAAGGTCACGCCGCCGCCGATGCCGAAGGCTGCTGTAAAAGCTGAGGTAAAGAAGCTCGCGATAATGAGCCCCCAGAGCGTGACTTCGCTAAGCTGGGTATGGGCAAAGAGGGGTAGGGTTTCCAGCAAAGGTCTTCTATCTTTCTTCTGCAATGGAGGGTAGGGCCTGCGGGGCAACGAAAAAGAGCCGGGCTTGGTGCTCCGGCTCTTGCAACTGGCTTGCTTTAAGCT encodes the following:
- a CDS encoding FAD-dependent oxidoreductase encodes the protein MTQVVYGVWDGVVHDARRNLPGHDTPLAALQNFDEFDEGNAVRAFFADRGFFVFDETVSLVEGLFHYINKAAEQSCGACTPCRMGTVLIRDALDKMRRGLDTPLDFDDIEMLANQMKETSLCGLGQTCCIALLEVIHHFREQIEKEVADHMPIRAQHGMAYMTAPCIEACPSKVNVPRYIDYIRDGKPENSLGVLLQKYPMAATCGRVCVRYCEQACRRKFVDEAVGIKTLKRFVADQQKGPHALKFTREMIQKPLADGMKVAVVGAGPAGISCAYHLLLHGYHVDVFEKQDKAGGMAQIGIPNYRLPKDTLAMETDIIVDLGGRFLFGQQLGTDFTIDDLFQRGYKAVFLGLGCQEGTMLGLKNEEKVREGYFTGIDFLLKVHDHVDGIDTFQLKGDVVVVGGGNVAMDCVRSAVRLGADNAHLIYRRTRDAMPADTEEVEEAEREDIDFHTLCTPTRILSENGKITGIELVHMEETEPDESGRRKVRPIPGTEHVMPCTTFIAAIGQQVESQEIIAEEGIDFNKWKCVEADKSLTTSRPGVFAGGDCVTGPSTLIYAMSAGLKAARSIDDWIQFGTPRFFKRSRMRELINENAFLANDAVETPVRNGYRVHNPALDPDLRKKMFGEVEQTISLEDAYTEAQRCMRCYRLYSVITKHSIPEGAA
- a CDS encoding PhnD/SsuA/transferrin family substrate-binding protein — translated: MLLQSDRQLDRRSLLKWAGWLAAAGTPFLPGCLSARAASGGLTLWGIPASPSAVFARAVASGALDHIAPDMRFAVWKSTDQMRAGIVSGDFKLFATSTYAAANFFNRGAGTVMLNVVTWGVLYVMAREEGITKIEDLAGKRVLLSNKNEAPDLLFRLVLTWAGMDPDKDVILDYVGSPGEAVPLYLAGRGDVALLHEPASTAALFRASKAGVPLYRAIDITEVYGNHTGRGPRIPQVGLAVNPAFLEEQPEIVAAVHQACVDAGEWTRANWGAAGKLAAHSLPLPAPVIAQSLPYVHLDVQSAKEARADIDLYFEHLMSLDPGIIGGKMPSSGFYWG
- a CDS encoding ABC transporter permease subunit; protein product: MSNRYQKRARQLRRSLLFTAGVLVMLALWQIGHDAYGSLVLPGVGETFVMLGRMIGSGEVVAALKATAFNALAGWSISVVMGVIAGGIAGRFEIVRFLLQPVSIILIGIPAIAWVVLALLWFGGRWAVVFTVAVATAPMIFAAAVQAVRSLDGDLARMARAFKTPPGAMVRDVYAPHMLAYLYPALATTLAMSWKVSIMAELLSGSGGIGDGIAAARARVDTAQLLAWVVVVVIILLVLDQLLLSLVRERMHVWRSQEEGGRHG
- a CDS encoding ATP-binding cassette domain-containing protein translates to MDDRLLTLEAVDFAYDKEPVLSGIALRVGKRQVVALMGPSGCGKTTLLSLILRELHPDAGRIEWAAERLSVMFQDPLLLPWRTVLDNVAFALKGQIASREKREEKASAMLKAVGLPEEHFRQFPHQLSGGMRQRVSLARALVVEPDMLLLDEPFHGLDFNLVQQMQALLRSHVNERGMGLLMVTHDARHAAAMADEILVLSSGPACVMARFDARFYDAKGESAVPSHLLLADEIEQAFMGPIKGCSVRRQKA
- a CDS encoding sulfite exporter TauE/SafE family protein — protein: MLETLPLFAHTQLSEVTLWGLIIASFFTSAFTAAFGIGGGVTLLAILGMVIPVTTLIPLHGTVQLGSNAGRAWHLREHINWRLIGLILLGTIAGTLVGSQIVIALPEALLQIILALFILAITWLPIPRLVTNADSAVGVGAFIASLAGMFVGATGPLIAGLISGKIANRQGVVATHAAAMTLSHALKIIAFGFLGFAFTNWLGLIGAMILSGYLGTRAGSKLLHVMDETLFRKIFRVIITALALLMLFGGARSIL